From the genome of Streptomyces sp. V1I1, one region includes:
- a CDS encoding biotin carboxylase N-terminal domain-containing protein, which yields MITSVLVANRGEIACRVFRTCRELGISTVAVYSDADSSALHVREADAAVRLPGVAPADTYLRGDLIVKAALAAGADAVHPGYGFLSENAEFARAVTDAGLVWVGPPPEAIEAMASKTRAKQLMGGAPLDPSAVTDADLPLLVKAAAGGGGRGMRVVRELASLAVELEAGRSEAASAFGDGEVFLEPYIERGRHVEVQVLADAYGTVWALGTRDCSLQRRHQKVIEESPAPGLPDALVATLHESAVTAARAVGYQGAGTVEFLISPEGRAHFLEMNTRLQVEHPVTEAVFGIDLVALQLRVAEGDALPPGRPVGRGHAVEARLYAEDPAKGWTPQTGVLHALEVRGFVPTHPPLNVGGGTPHAPVRPALRAGGGVAGDSQGPALGAGAGPVAHGLAALGPDGPSAVGPVSRDDAVGPALRAGGVASDSLGGGEGAHATPWVRVDTGYAAGDSIGVHYDPMIAKVIAWAPTRDQAVRRLAQALRRARVHGPVTNRALLVRSLEHPEFTGAQLDTGFYERNLDALTAPGDGERYAAVAAALADAAGRRGGWRNLHSQPQVKAYGPHEVRYRFARDGFLLVDDPGVRVVHVTPHRVRLEIDGVVRPFDVTDHGDGIVHVDSPAGAYALPVRPRFTEPRERTQPGSLLAPMPGTVVRVGEGLAEGVHVTQGQPLVWLEAMKMEHRILSPASGTLTALHAEPGRQVEVGALLAVVQNADVQDADVQEEA from the coding sequence ATGATCACTTCTGTCCTTGTCGCGAACCGGGGCGAGATCGCGTGCCGGGTCTTTCGTACCTGCCGTGAGCTGGGCATCTCGACGGTCGCGGTGTACTCCGACGCGGACTCGTCGGCGCTGCACGTCCGGGAGGCGGACGCGGCGGTACGGCTGCCGGGGGTGGCGCCGGCGGACACGTATCTGCGCGGCGACCTGATCGTGAAGGCGGCGCTCGCGGCGGGCGCGGACGCGGTGCACCCGGGGTACGGCTTCCTGTCCGAGAACGCGGAGTTCGCGCGGGCGGTGACGGACGCGGGGCTGGTGTGGGTCGGTCCGCCGCCGGAGGCGATCGAGGCGATGGCGTCCAAGACGCGGGCGAAGCAACTGATGGGCGGCGCACCGCTGGACCCGTCGGCGGTGACGGATGCGGACCTGCCGCTGCTGGTGAAGGCGGCGGCGGGGGGCGGCGGCCGCGGCATGCGTGTCGTCCGCGAACTGGCGTCGCTGGCCGTTGAGTTGGAGGCGGGCCGGTCGGAGGCGGCGTCGGCTTTCGGTGACGGTGAGGTGTTCCTGGAGCCGTACATCGAGCGTGGCCGCCATGTGGAAGTGCAGGTGCTGGCGGACGCGTACGGCACGGTGTGGGCGCTGGGCACCCGCGACTGCTCGCTCCAGCGCCGCCACCAGAAGGTGATCGAGGAGTCCCCGGCCCCGGGCCTGCCCGACGCGCTGGTCGCGACGCTGCACGAGTCGGCGGTGACGGCGGCGCGGGCGGTGGGCTACCAGGGCGCGGGAACGGTGGAGTTCCTGATCTCCCCGGAGGGCCGGGCCCACTTCCTCGAGATGAACACCCGCCTCCAGGTGGAACACCCGGTCACGGAGGCGGTGTTCGGCATCGACCTGGTGGCGCTGCAGCTGCGGGTGGCGGAGGGCGATGCGCTGCCGCCGGGGCGGCCGGTGGGGCGGGGGCACGCGGTGGAGGCGAGGCTGTACGCGGAGGATCCGGCGAAGGGGTGGACGCCGCAGACGGGGGTGCTGCATGCGCTTGAGGTGCGGGGGTTCGTTCCCACCCACCCGCCCCTGAATGTGGGGGGTGGGACCCCCCACGCCCCCGTCCGCCCAGCGCTGCGCGCGGGCGGGGGTGTGGCGGGTGACTCGCAGGGCCCGGCGCTGGGCGCGGGCGCGGGCCCGGTGGCCCATGGCCTGGCGGCTCTTGGCCCGGACGGCCCGTCAGCCGTCGGGCCGGTGTCCCGCGACGATGCCGTCGGCCCGGCGCTTCGCGCGGGCGGGGTGGCGAGTGACTCGCTGGGCGGCGGGGAGGGTGCTCACGCCACCCCTTGGGTGCGCGTCGACACCGGTTACGCCGCCGGCGACTCCATCGGCGTGCACTACGACCCCATGATCGCCAAGGTCATCGCCTGGGCTCCCACCCGGGACCAAGCCGTGCGGCGGCTCGCCCAGGCGTTGCGACGGGCCCGTGTGCACGGGCCCGTCACCAATCGAGCCTTGCTCGTACGGTCCCTGGAGCACCCCGAGTTCACCGGCGCGCAGCTCGACACCGGCTTCTACGAGCGGAACCTGGACGCGCTCACCGCGCCCGGTGACGGAGAGCGGTACGCGGCCGTCGCCGCCGCGCTCGCGGACGCCGCCGGACGCCGCGGCGGGTGGCGGAACCTCCATTCCCAGCCGCAGGTCAAGGCCTACGGCCCGCACGAAGTCCGGTACCGCTTCGCCCGGGACGGGTTCCTCCTCGTCGACGACCCCGGCGTGCGCGTCGTCCACGTCACCCCCCACCGTGTCCGGCTCGAGATCGACGGCGTCGTGCGGCCCTTCGACGTCACCGATCACGGCGACGGGATCGTCCACGTCGACAGCCCCGCCGGCGCGTACGCCCTGCCCGTGCGGCCGCGGTTCACCGAACCCCGGGAAAGAACCCAGCCCGGGTCGTTGCTCGCGCCCATGCCCGGGACCGTCGTACGGGTCGGGGAAGGGCTGGCCGAAGGGGTCCATGTCACTCAGGGGCAGCCGCTCGTATGGCTGGAGGCCATGAAGATGGAGCACCGCATCCTCTCGCCCGCCTCCGGCACCCTCACCGCACTCCACGCCGAGCCCGGCCGTCAGGTCGAGGTCGGCGCCCTGCTAGCCGTCGTACAGAACGCAGACGTACAGGACGCAGACGTACAGGAGGAAGCATGA